From Scatophagus argus isolate fScaArg1 chromosome 2, fScaArg1.pri, whole genome shotgun sequence, a single genomic window includes:
- the prokr1a gene encoding prokineticin receptor 1a gives MDDPTNSSLTLTDYFLAGDGLDYEIPVDEIPDTTQGLAFFVATIIIAVVLVGIMLVCGVGNCLFIASLARYKQLRNLTNLLIANLAVSDVLVAAVCCPFLLDYYVVKQLSWDHGLLLCASTNYLRTVSLYVSTNALLAIAVDRYMAILYPLRPRMKHQTAYCVILTVWIVPVFISIPSAYMASEMTYPHVGGRTYKTFCAQIWPVDQQIYYRSYFLLIFTLQFIGPVGVMAVCYIRISRELWFKDVPGFQTEQIRKRLKRRRRTVVVLILVLVAYVLCWAPYYGFALLRDFYPTLISRDRNSLVAFYIIECIAMSNGVINTLCFMSVRNNNKHLKKADRFPLRLVTFVAAKSVDEGEARTSSFRVTEDVEGARRLNI, from the exons ATGGACGACCCGACCAACAGCAGCTTGACTCTAACTGACTACTTCCTGGCCGGCGACGGCCTGGACTACGAGATTCCTGTGGACGAGATCCCGGACACCACGCAGGGCTTGGCCTTCTTCGTGGCCACCATCATCATCGCTGTGGTCCTGGTGGGCATCATGTTGGTCTGTGGAGTTGGAAACTGCCTGTTCATCGCCAGCCTCGCCCGCTACAAGCAGCTCCGCAACCTGACCAACCTGCTGATCGCCAACCTGGCCGTGTCGGACGTGCTGGTGGCGGCCGTGTGCTGTCCCTTCCTGCTCGACTACTACGTGGTGAAGCAGCTGTCGTGGGATCACGGCCTGCTGCTGTGCGCCTCCACCAACTACCTGCGCACCGTCTCCCTCTACGTGTCCACCAACGCACTGCTGGCCATCGCTGTGGACAG GTACATGGCTATCCTCTACCCTCTGAGGCCTCGTATGAAGCACCAGACGGCATATTGTGTGATTCTGACGGTTTGGATCGTCCCCGTCTTCATCTCAATCCCCTCTGCCTACATGGCCTCTGAGATGACATACCCACATGTGGGAGGTCGCACCTACAAGACGTTCTGTGCTCAGATCTGGCCTGTGGACCAGCAGATTTACTACCGCTCCtacttcctcctcatcttcactCTACAGTTCATTGGCCCCGTGGGCGTCATGGCTGTGTGCTACATCAGGATCTCCAGGGAGCTGTGGTTTAAGGATGTTCCAGGTTTTCAGACGGAGCAGATCAGGAAGAGGCTCAAAAGGCGTCGGAGGACCGTGGTGGTGTTGATTCTGGTGCTGGTCGCCTACGTCTTGTGCTGGGCGCCATACTACGGCTTTGCCCTGCTGCGGGACTTCTACCCCACCCTCATATCCAGAGACAGGAACTCCCTGGTGGCCTTCTACATCATCGAGTGCATCGCCATGAGCAACGGGGTCATCAACACCCTCTGCTTTATGAGTGTccgaaacaacaacaagcaccTGAAGAAGGCGGACAGGTTCCCACTGAGGCTGGTGACTTTTGTGGCTGCTAAGTCGGTGGATGAAGGGGAGGCACGGACCTCCTCCTTCCGAGTGACGGAGGATGTGGAGGGAGCTCGAAGGCTAAACATCTAA
- the snrpb2 gene encoding U2 small nuclear ribonucleoprotein B'', producing MDIRPNHTIYINNINDKVKKEELKRSLYALFSQFGQIIDIVALKTMKMRGQAFVVFKELTAATNALRQLQGFPFYNKPMRIQYAKTDSEVIAKGKGTYGDKEKKKDKKKKAQEPPASMTKKPAAGSAAPVHSPAVQVPDNPPNYILFLTNLPEETNEMMLSMLFNQFPGFKEVRLVPGKHDIAFVEFESDTQAGVAKDALQGFRITATCAMKITYAKK from the exons ATGGATATCCGACCAAACCACACAATTTACATCAACAACATAAATGACAAAGTCAAGAAAGAAG AGCTGAAGCGTTCGCTGTACGCGCTCTTCTCTCAGTTCGGGCAGATAATCGACATCGTGGCCTTGAAGACCATGAAGATGAGGGGACAGGCCTTCGTGGTCTTCAAGGAGCTCACCGCCGCCACCAACGCGCTGAGGCAACTCCAGGGCTTCCCCTTCTACAACAAGCCCATG AGGATACAGTACGCAAAGACCGACTCCGAGGTCATCGCCAAGGGGAAAGGCACGTACGGCgacaaggagaaaaagaaggacaagaagaagaaagcccAGGAGCCGCCGGCCAGCATGACAAAGAAACCAGCGGCG ggatCGGCAGCACCTGTGCACTCACCTGCAGTACAG GTGCCGGACAACCCGCCAAACTACATCCTGTTCCTCACTAACCTGCCCGAAGAGACCAACGAGATGATGCTGTCCATGCTGTTCAACCA GTTTCCGGGTTTCAAAGAGGTGCGGCTCGTCCCGGGAAAACACGACATCGCCTTTGTGGAGTTTGAAAGCGACACGCAGGCAGGCGTGGCTAAGGACGCGCTGCAGGGCTTCAGGATCACGGCGACCTGCGCCATGAAGATCACATACGCCAAGAAGTAG